One Temnothorax longispinosus isolate EJ_2023e chromosome 8, Tlon_JGU_v1, whole genome shotgun sequence genomic region harbors:
- the LOC139817880 gene encoding craniofacial development protein 2-like, with protein sequence MNTDNRRNNMSSNPADPRRLDGSGLSGVKLATGHRRVTHQASCGNWATGGKQTKVRRNQHIKIGTWNVRGLLQPGKRETMESEMQRCGVEILGLSETHFRDSGHFKTGNGNMIFLAGNGEKNNNGVGFIVAKT encoded by the coding sequence ATGAATACAGACAATAGAAGGAATAATATGTCGAGTAATCCGGCTGACCCCCGGCGCCTAGATGGTTCCGGGCTGTCTGGTGTGAAATTGGCGACCGGCCACAGGAGGGTGACCCACCAGGCTTCTTGTGGAAACTGGGCTACTGGTGGTAAACAAACCAAAGTACGGCGAAATCAACACATAAAAATAGGCACATGGAATGTCCGCGGCCTGCTACAACCAGGGAAGCGAGAGACAATGGAATCTGAAATGCAAAGATGCGGAGTGGAAATACTGGGCCTGAGTGAAACGCATTTCAGAGATAGTGGACACTTCAAAACTGGAAATGGAAACATGATATTCCTTGCTGGTAACGGTGAAAAGAACAACAATGGAGTTGGGTTTATTGTTGCAAAAACCTGA
- the LOC139817881 gene encoding craniofacial development protein 2-like: protein MIRIRIGARPHTLNIIQVYAPTTECTEEEISDFYAKLETVCHMGPRKETTVLLGDFNEKVGETTHDTHLNQTVGKYGLGVYNERKLFLQFCIGNQFTIMNTWFKQHPRRWRSSITNTKTLPGADCGSDHQLLVTEFKARLKVVHKASNNKALHMHADAISQFRQDMGTRLLKMETDNRISQ from the exons ATGATCAGGATTAGAATTGGTGCCCGCCCGCACACCCTGAACATCATCCAGGTGTATGCGCCTACAACCGAGTGTACGGAGGAAGAAATCTCTGATTTCTACGCAAAACTTGAGACAGTTTGCCATATGGGACCGAGGAAGGAGACCACCGTGCTGCTGGgcgattttaatgaaaaagtgGGAGAAACTACGCACGATACACACCTTAACCAAACAGTAGGGAAGTACGGTTTGGGGGTTTACAATGAGAGAAAACTGTTTCTCCAATTCTGCATAGGTAACCAATTCACCATCATGAATACTTGGTTCAAGCAACACCCACGAAG ATGGCGCTCGTCCATTACTAATACCAAGACATTACCCGGGGCGGACTGCGGAAGCGACCATCAGTTGCTGGTTACGGAGTTTAAAGCCCGGCTCAAAGTCGTCCATAAAGCCAGTAACAACAAGGCACTGCACATGCACGCTGATGCAATATCGCAATTCAGGCAGGATATGGGGACTAGGCTTCTAAAAATGGAGACGGATAACAGAATCAGCCAATGA